The following proteins are encoded in a genomic region of Lytechinus variegatus isolate NC3 chromosome 7, Lvar_3.0, whole genome shotgun sequence:
- the LOC121418733 gene encoding cytochrome c oxidase subunit 7A1, mitochondrial-like, whose translation MAFKHNSASGKVSSADPLSAYNPGGLTQTKIKETPPIEFAQKPAPSGTMSRFFKNKVAFNQARFGTPDGLPVHIKLGRDRITFAFAMGLTAVGTIWSCYSLFKLSFKK comes from the exons ATGGCTTTTAAACACAATTCAGCAAGTGGAAAAGTTTCTAGCGCTGATCCATTATCTGCATATAATCCAGGG GGCTTGACACAAACCAAAATTAAAGAAACCCCTCCAATTGAGTTTGCACAGAAACCAGCACCGTCTGGAACCATGTCCCGATTTTTCAAGAACAAGGTTGCCTTCAACCAGGCGAGGTTTGGG ACTCCTGATGGGCTACCAGTTCACATCAAACTGGGACGTGACAGAATAACGTTTGCCTTTGCGATGGGTCTCACAGCTGTAGGGACCATTTGGAGTTGCTACTCACTCTTTAAGCTTTCCTTCAAGAAATAG